From Aegilops tauschii subsp. strangulata cultivar AL8/78 chromosome 5, Aet v6.0, whole genome shotgun sequence:
CTGGACGACATTCTAGTTTTCAGTATCACTTGGGAGGAACATTTGGAGCATCTTCGCTCGGTACTACAGACCTTGCGTGAGCATCAGTTGTTTGTGAAGCTTTCCAAATGCTCTTTTAGTCAGACTGAAATTCATTACTTGGGCCATGTGATTTCCTCAGAAGGTGTGGCTATAGATCCAGAAAAGACTCTGGCTATGGAACAATGACCTCAACCTACCAATGCTACTGAACTACGGGGATTCCTTGGGCTGACATGTTACTATCGAAAGTTTGTCCGGAATTATGGAACCATGGCCAAACCCTTGACTCGGTTGCTGACAAAGAAGGGCTTTCTGTGGACTGAACAAGCTACTGTAGCTTTTCAAACCCTGAAAACAGCTAACCAGTTCTCCAGTGTTAGCCTTGCCAGATTTTAGTAAACCTTTTGCAGTGGAAACAGATGCTTCAGCCACAGGCATTGGTGCTATTCTCTCCCAAGACAATCATCCCATTGCTTATCTTAGTAGAGCCTTGGATGTTAAAAATCAGAAACTGTCAGTTTATGAGAAGGAATTCTTAGTTGTCATGATGGCGATTGACAAGTGGCGGCCATAACTCCAGCGAGGTATCTTTACCATTGTCACTGATCATAAGAATTTGTGCCATTTACGGGATCAGCAACTGACCTCAGATCTGCAACGTAAAGCTATGGCCAGAATGGTGGGTCTCCAGTTCCAATTCTGGTATCGCAAGGGTTCTGACAATAATGATGTTGATGCACTGTCTCTTGTCCGTCAAGTGTATACTATTTCTGCCATTTCCGTGTGTCAACCCATTTGGATGCAGGAAGTGCTCAATGCTTATCAAACTGATTCTGTGGCCATGGAGTTACTTGCACAGCTCGCTGTACACAGCCCTGTTGAACATGGTCATTCCTTGGACCAAGGACTGATTCGCTACAATAGTCGCCTCTGGATACCCAACAACTCTACCTTACAAACCAAATTGATTAGTGTGTTGCATTCCAGCGCAGTTGGAGGTCATTCTGGGGTCAGTGCTACCTACTGGCGGGTGTCCAACCATTTCCATTGGGTAGGCTTGAAGAAACAGGTGGCGGACTTGGTTCGACAATGCCAAGTTTGTCAGCGGGCAAAACATGAAAGAACAGTGCCTGGTGGTCTGCTCCAACCCCTTCCAGTTCATGACCGCCCATGGAAAGACATAACCATGGATTTCATTGATGGGATACCCAAGTCAGAGGGATTTGAGGTGATTTTGGTGGTGGTCGATCGTTTTACCAAGTACGCCCATTTCCTTCCTCTGAAGCATCCGTATGCAGCACAGTCAGTGGCGGGTGTGTTCATTGACACTATTGTCCGTCTTCATGGCGTGCCGGCATCCATTGCCTTTGATCGTGATAAAGTATTCACTAGCAGTTTCTGGAAGAAATTGTTCACGGAAATTGGCACTAAACTCTGTTACTCTACAGCCTACCACCCACAGGTGGATGGCCAATCGGAGCGTGTAAACCAATGCTTAGAGCAGTATCTGCGGTGTGCTCTTCATGACAGGCCAGCTCGATGGAAGCGTTGGTTGCCAATGGCGGAATTTTGGTACAATTCCTCGTATCACACCTCCCAGCACTCCTTTCAAGGCCATGTATGGTGTGGATCCTAATTTCGGTTCTATGCCAATTGATGCTTGTGATCTGCCTACATCTCTTGCGGAATTGGCAGCCGATCATGAGGATTTTCTGGCTATGTTGCGTGACAATTTACTGTGTGCTCAACAACGAATCAAGTCTCGGGCAGATAAACATCGTCAGGATCGGGAGTTTGCAGTGGATGAGCAAGTTTTACTCAAGTTACAACCCTATGCACAATCATCCTTGGTCAATCGTCTGTGTCGCAAGTTAGCTCTGAAATATTTCGGGCCATTCCGAGTTACTGCTTGGCTGGGTGCTGCTGCTTATCGTTTGGATCTCCCTTATACTAGTTTGATCCATCCCGTGTTTCATGTGTCGCAGCTGCCAACTACTCTCGAGTGTTTCAGGAGCTTCCAGACCCACTTGATTTATCGGCTGTCACTCTCCAACCAGAGGCTATTCTGGATCATTGCATGGTGAAGAAGGGAAACAACGCCATTCCGCAGATCAAAGTTCAATGGCACGGTGTCACTGCAGATCATGCAACCTGGGAAGATTATTATGTGTTGCGCACTCGTTTTCCGTCCGTTGCAATTTGGGAGGAGGCTCAAGCTCAAGGAGGGGAGAATGTCACGGCTCCATCCTTTACAACGTCGCCGGACAACCGACAGATGGACCCCGGGTCCACTCGGCAGGCGGGCAACACCAATGTGTGACTGGCAGTGGGCCTAGCATGTAGTAGGTGTAAGCCATGGCGTGTGTGGGTGGGTATATATACCTCTGCTGTGTAGGGAACGAGTTATCTGAAGAAAGACAAGTCGGAACCTATCTCTCCCTGTTGCTCCGTTTCTCTCCTCATTCTCTGCAATCCTCTCTGTTCGTCCCTCCTCTCTCTCGAATTCCTGTGAGGTCCACCACTGGGGCCTCACATCCCCTCGTCTTCCTCTTCAATTTCTCGAACTCGCGTCCTTCCTTCCTGCCGGAGGCACTGAACAGAACCGAGTGCCACTGCGATTCGGTAAAGCATGTACACTTCGTGTGACTCGTGAATCCAAGCCACCAAACACCGAAAATATAAAATAGAACAGCTGCACCCCGGCCCTCTCTATCTAGCCATCCATTCTGCGCATCGCGATTCGTGCAAACacatttctcttttttgtttctctcaCATAAAACATATTTTGAAGTTCAAACCTTTGCAGCGTAGCAAAGTTTTCTATCTAGAATCTAGGATAAAtcttttcagatttttttgacaAATATAAATATACAAAAAATGATTTTTTAATCTAAAAAATCATTTTTTGTATATTTATGTTTGACAAAAAATTCTGAAAGATTTATCCTAGATTCTAGATGGAAAGCTTTGCCACGCTGCAAAGGTTTGAACTTCAAGACATCTTTTATGtgagagaaacaaaaaagagaaattttCATATGGAAAGTTAGTTGTGTTGCGCAGATCTTAAAGCAATATTGGACAGCCAGGATACCAGGGCCGGGGTGCAGCTGTTCTAAAAATCTACGTCCCACCAAACACGAGCCTCGCAATGGTGCACATCCAGCCGCTCGAGGTGTCTCTCGAGGCCGGCAacctcgccgaccccgccgcgGCCGCGCTCGATGACGACGGCCGCCCGCGCCGCACCGGAACCGTCCTCACCGCAAGCGCGCACATCGTCACCGGCGTCGTCGGCTCCGGCGTTCTCTCGCTCGCCTGGGCCACCGCGCAGCTCGGCTGGGTCGCGGGTCCCACCACCATGGCGCTCTTCGGCGGCGTCATCTACTACAGCTCCACGCTTCTCGCCGACTGCTACCACACCGGCGACCCTGCCGCCGGCAGCCGGAACCACTCCTACGTGGAGGCTGTCCGAACCATCCTCGGCGGCGCCAAGGTGAAGTTCTGCGGCGTCATACAGTACGCCAACCTCGTCGGCATCACCATTGGCTACACCATCGCCGCCTCCATCAGCTTTCATGCCATCACGAGGGCCAACTGCTTCCACAACAAGGGGCACCACGACGCGTGCCATAGCTCCAGCACGCCCTACATGATCGGCTTCGGCGCCGCGCGGATGGTCTTCTCTCAGATACCCAACTTCGATCAGATACGGTGGCTCTCCGTCGTCGCCTCCGTCATGTCCTTCACCTACTCCGGCATCGGGCTCGGGCTCGGAATCGCCCAGACCGATGACAACGGCGGCTTCCGAGGCACCCTCACTGGCATCGCCATCGCGGGCGTCACCGTGATGCAGAAGCTGTGGCGCATCCTGCAGGCGCTGGGCAACATCACCTTCGCCTACACCATCAAGTCGCCACCGCCGTCGGAGGCGGCCGTGATGAAGAAGGCCACGGCGCTGAGCGTGGCCACCACCACAGCGTTCTACGTCATGTGCGGGTGCATGGGCTACGCGGCCTTCGGCAACGACGCGCCGGACAACCTCCTCACCGGATTTGGCTTCTACGAGCCCTTCTGGCTGGTGGACGTCGCCAACGGCGCCATCGTCGTGCACCTCGTCGGCGCCTACCAGGTCTTCTGCCAGCCCATCTTCGCCTTCGTCGAGCGCTGGGCCGCCGCCAGATGGCCGGAGAGCGGTTTCGTCACGCGGGAACTTGGGGTCGGGCCGTTCGCGCTGAGCGCGCTCCGGCTTGTCTGGCGCTCGGGGTTCGTGTGCCTGAccaccttggtcgtcatggcaaTGCCATCCTTCGGCGCCATCGTGGGGCTCATGGGCGCGCTCTCGTTCTGGCCGCTCACCGTCTACTTCCCCGTGGAGATGTACATGAAGCAGCGCGCCGTGGCGCGCGGGGGCGCGAGGTGGCTCTGCCTCAAGGCGCTCACCGGCACCTGCCTCGTCGTGTCGGTGGCCGCCACCGTGGGATCAATCGCCGGCATGGTCGGCGCATTCAAGGTGTTCCGCCCTTTCGGTGGCTAGTCGCCCTCCATACCAAAACAGCTTGGTGTCATCAAATACGTATACTCGAGTATAGAGATATATGGCCTGTTTGGTTGTCGTGCGCTACAGTACCCGCATTGCATACACTTATCCACCCAATCTGGCTATGCAAATGCAGCCTCAGATGCATCATCTACATGTTGTTTGGTTGCGTGCATGCCCTCTTGCCTGCATGGGCAGAACCACACGGATCCGACTTGCCtgctcccatccgtgctcccacttcatcctacggctgttcttttccttttttctaatctaatcatctcccccccccccctgattttcaggggatgggccttattttcttccaatcaaatcaagccacgtatgtgtaacatcccaaattttccatttggtatgttatacatagatcatcattgcatatcatattttattgcattttgacaaatcctcgataaatcctaagcaactcaaggaccctcggagagagttggcgattttctcgaattttcatatttgatttttcatcaaattataaaacgaggattttggttttaattattttctctccggaaaaatatttcattttaaataaacgagaggagaaaatatgacttctccaaaacaattgaaatactggagaaaaagtgttaacatcatttattggattttattcagattttatttgcaattttaattgcattaaaaatattgcatgttttcaaaaatttattttgtgttaaaaaattgttcaccctattctagattttctaactagacggggaaaatttattttatcttttttggacttttatttattttctatgaattattTTCCGCCGAACGTATTTtaaaaaaactgcgcgacgcccgaccgggccgaagcccagccgagcgccggcccaccccgcgcccctctccttccccagcacgacgccgccgccgctcgccgagtCCAGCACCCGCACGCCtccccggccgccccctcctccaagccaccgcaccccctccccctcctatatataccgccgcccccccccccttctctcatcccgccgccgcccgccttgtcccgcacccgccgccgccggagccgagcacgggagcagccgccgccgccgtttgccgccccctcgccgccccctcgcacccccccgagcaccccgcacccccgcgccctcgccgcccctcacCGGAGCAGCAGGAgccccgcccccgacgaggtacctcgccgccgttcgttgccggttttgttttaaaaaaaaaccgttcgtttcaaaaaaaccctagatcggttttttttcggttttgttattttgtgagcgttcaccgaaccgttcgttttaacgaacgcgttcgtcagtttttctctgttaacgaacgtccgttctttaaccgttcgtccgtttttctttttcgtcggatttttccgcgattttctcagattcgatttctgatcgaatcttcgtttctgtttaacttttcgctcgtttatcagaatcaggcgattcaagcgcctagagtttcgtctcgaaattctctttccgtttaacctactcaaacaagtttttgctactgtaaaatttgacctagatccagattagtaaacgaagcttgtttctttcgccgtttgactttcgttgcttcgttcgagttgattctttttgcaaaccggagttcttaagttgaactttctggttggatctttcattcgagttttacctgtgcattagatgagtactgattgtctgcttgtttgtttgcgatagagtacccggagtgtgccgcttgttacttcaaatcgctaggtttcgcggatcatcaacaaggcaagtaacactttgatcataccttccatacccagtttttattgcattagatctattcctcaaacattgcatgattaggatctaattaaattgtgggtactgggaagtagttgaggtagtacctattacctgttattttatcaaacccttgggagttacttctacgttgctattatattgccatgctatgcttgtagacgtggattggggtttgagagatttccatgacagatgtgagattgttaattaatggtttacttaaggtggtaactaaaactcacatctgggtggattgaggtacctgggtattccaggattgcctgtttttctttttggaccgccacccaggttcaaatggatcataagattattcatgctagaaacttccgtgtgcagccgcaagctattatgggctctagcatagttgtctaagttgtgtgaactcttacagtggtagactagcagatgtaggggaaagtaggtgtaactgtctacccatacgtaaggtgcaaacacttctgaaagactgtgtctcggtcatccgttactcaaacaccatgtagtgcgagtaatccaacggaggagatcgagtcttgtggggaaaagtgcacaaacctctgcagagtgtacaaactaatcatggttagccgtgtccccggttatggacagcttgagtatctagtacctggattatcatttgaatctcatcaccatgttacttttaattaactttgttgggttaatgatgacacttaattgggattgagatgctgtcaaccatctcaatgtttaacaaccaccatgatagttaaataaaatttattcctttgcagtagggaaaaattggcttttcgcaaaattgtaaccatagagctttccaccagccatatatgcatgtagtatagaattattattgttcattattctctatgtgttactttgccagcatattcatgtgctgacccgttttcgggctgcaacgtttcatgttgcagacttttcagacgacgagtaaggtgccttaggtcgtggtcttatactcagtgatgccgctggagttgatggactcacttaccttccaagtcttccgctgttatcgtttagatgtccttaagccatatttatcatacttaatctctttggagatattcgatgtaataagtgtgtcattgctactctgttataaatcctccatttgtactgtgcgtgtcagcattactgatccagggataacactggtgcacagcagcacagaccatttgaggtctggtcgctacaatgttggtatcagagcacacgctgactgtaggacacgaccactaagcttaagccctagaaagcttctctcttctcatttctgacccctctccactttctactcttttaggaatggcggatgcaaggagcaagttcatgcaaccagatgaagacacgccgtttggtcgacacttgaaggaagtcaccaagtatttgaacataggaataccaagcatcaccggaacctacaacgccacattacccgaagaggagagctagaagattcaagttcacattccaggaaggacgtttgtgccagttactgaacccataagataggttttcgaagcaccaacctggagtttagggaatctagggtttacatagggtcggttacataagaaggaatcttcagtcaccaagcttgccttgcACGCCAAGTAGAATCCAATCCGGACACGGATACGGTCTTCGGCCTCCATgccttcacaacccatcagtctgGCTTAAGGACatcaggagcttaaggatacaatttatcgacatatcgccatgggacgcattggagaagtctaccaccaggagcttaaggatacaatttatcagatttgtggacgccgagacgcgcaatgggagatgatcagaaccaagaaggatggatcaattgcagctttcatccaggagcaaaaccaacatattcgtcgccaggagaaccagatgtgcacggacaatgaagaactgaagaaggcattaaccaagatcaaggagctccaagaagaactcaaggctacacgcgaggattatatggaggaaatcatcgcactagtagggaagaatgacgacccggagaagaagattggagtattcatgggaaatccagtgccaaaagcaaaggatgacgaatgcacttgtccggataactacatcatcatcgacgacaccgactcggaaccaagtgaagatgactgggttgacgaagctggagcagacatcatggagtcttcaacggattagaatttttattagaccaccatatcagtagtagttttcccccatttaatagtatagttcaagcactttgtaacgctagttagatcgattgttatgccttgtttggattgattgagtgatattgattgtatttgtatcatgagcatatgggtagtgttttccctctagacctcattctattcttaactctcatcttttctaacctatcagatgcctccgagacgcgaccccggatttgttttcccgccagagatcacctagttgattcagcaacagaatgccctgatgcaagtgttagtgcagaaccaaggcaacaacaacaacaacaacccaccgccgccaccacctgttgatcacttagcccgtttcttgaggctaaacccgccggtgttttccag
This genomic window contains:
- the LOC109778845 gene encoding amino acid permease 4-like, with the translated sequence MALFGGVIYYSSTLLADCYHTGDPAAGSRNHSYVEAVRTILGGAKVKFCGVIQYANLVGITIGYTIAASISFHAITRANCFHNKGHHDACHSSSTPYMIGFGAARMVFSQIPNFDQIRWLSVVASVMSFTYSGIGLGLGIAQTDDNGGFRGTLTGIAIAGVTVMQKLWRILQALGNITFAYTIKSPPPSEAAVMKKATALSVATTTAFYVMCGCMGYAAFGNDAPDNLLTGFGFYEPFWLVDVANGAIVVHLVGAYQVFCQPIFAFVERWAAARWPESGFVTRELGVGPFALSALRLVWRSGFVCLTTLVVMAMPSFGAIVGLMGALSFWPLTVYFPVEMYMKQRAVARGGARWLCLKALTGTCLVVSVAATVGSIAGMVGAFKVFRPFGG